The following coding sequences are from one Lolium rigidum isolate FL_2022 chromosome 6, APGP_CSIRO_Lrig_0.1, whole genome shotgun sequence window:
- the LOC124661973 gene encoding uncharacterized protein LOC124661973 has protein sequence MDAKDIFGLQKNSFPSPRTRSRGASPMASRAKYRHPVYALTGGVGIVLLMPTIEASHLKCRPAVEKVKLMALLLLRHTLTITSSDDEDDASSIFSLFLLREAGFLLP, from the exons ATGGACGCGAAGGACATCTTCGGGCTCCAGAAGAACTCCTTCCCATCGCCCAGGACAAGAAGCCGCGGCGCAAGCCCGATGGCGTCTCGCGCGAAGTATCGCCATCCC GTGTACGCACTCACCGGAGGGGTGGGAATAGTGCTGCTCATGCCGACCATCGAGGCCTCGCACCTGAAGTGTCGGCCTGCTGTGGAGAAGGTGAAG CTAATGGCTCTTCTGCTCTTGAGGCACACACTAACCATCACTAgtagcgatgatgaagatgatgcttCTTCTATTTTCTCG CTATTCCTTTTGAGGGAAGCTGGATTTCTTCTACCATGA